The Elaeis guineensis isolate ETL-2024a chromosome 3, EG11, whole genome shotgun sequence region AAGAATTCGATGGTAGTAGTAATCATTAACTATTAGTTGAATCCTCTGTTTTGTCTCAACTTACCCACAGAAGATCTAGCAACATATCTCTTGAAAGAGATGTAAACTAACCCCGTGACGCCAAACCAACATGGCCTGCAAGAGTTAATAAAGGGGTTACACAAAGGTGGCCCTTAGCCTGGTTCCAAAAGACAGGAAGAGTTCATTGTTTTATTTACACTCCCTGTGTAACCAATCCATCAGCATTTTCTTGATTATGTGAAGTGAATAAGCTATTACTTTGCATGAGATGAAATGATTAATTATTTCATTTGAAGAAATTAAACCCATGAAGTCTTGGCTAAGGTTGGCAAATGTTTAGGAGTATTAGGTGAGCTACAGACAATTCAAATGATCAAGGAGTTTCATACTAAGGGCCATAGCCATTCACCTAAATAAGTCTGCAAGGAGGAAAAGATGGTCATTTCTGGAAAGTCTAAATTACATCTATAGTTAATAACATGAATAAAGGGTACCTTGACAATGGTGCTCTAGGCTTTTAGTCTGCAAATCATATGATGATGTGCAAATTTTTCAAACGTTATGACGGAGACAAAGATATGATGATCTCTACAACTTATGTCTGAAGTTTCTTCATATCAAAAACGTCTGAAGTTTCTTCCCTAATGGCCACTTCTTCCATAAATTTGACTATTTTTTTCACAGTATAAGTTTCAATAGTAAAGAGCATGCTTTTTGGCTTTTTGTCATCatcttctttcattttcttcacCATGGGAATATTTTCACATCACACTAGCATAGAAACAGAACTGGAAGTTGTTATGTCACAATCATGTCATTGGTCGTTGATCACATGATCCGATAATGCCAGAAAATCAAAATTGCCTAATGATGTGAAACATATTCTCATAACAATGGATTAGATCTTGCACCTGATAGGATGGAGGGAATTTTCAGTAGGTGACCTAACTGACTTAAGTCACACATAAAAAATTGCCGGGCAGGTTatgaaagaggtgaagatttTGGTGTCAAACGATATGGTATCCAATGTAACTAGACCCATAACCTTGATTGTTCACTGCCTTAACAAAAGACCGAAATATGTAATACTCTAAGTGACCAATGTTTGGAGTTTTGGTATAATAGTCATTGTCTCATGTTTGATTTTGCTAATTGAATGCCTGCAAGATGGAAGTCTTAGAGTATAAGGATTTTTGGATCCAGAGAGATTTGTAGTTTGCAGTCGCTCGAGTGGCAAAACCATATCAGGCCACAAAATAGGAACCAGTGTAATCTTAAACTGAAATGCTCAGCACTAAAAGTCCGACGACACTCGTAAACAATGCTTTCAAGCAATGCAAGAAATATCATTCCAAAATATTCTAATTTGATGTCATCTTCTGAAGTTCTAAATCTGTGCACTGAAACCAATATTTACATTCACACACCAGTtgtacatctctctctctctccttgaatttaattttttgtttGCATGAAATCCTTTTTTCCAAGTGGTTTAGAAACACCCATCAAGGTGCAGAGGCCTTGCTGAAGCATTTGGGTACTCTTGGCAAGCAAATAAGTGCACGTCCATATAATTGTTTGTGAGACCTGCAATGCTATTTTCCCTCTCCATTTCGAAACTCTTTTCCCTTCTATGCCCATTATTCTCAAGCAATTGCACCAAACTGGCACCCAGGTTCTGAGAAGCCCCATGGGTTGTATTCAAGGAGCCTGGCAGAGACACCTCAAAATGTTGTAGTGATGGTTTTGAAGAATTGGATGTAGAGAGACAGGCAAAATTGTAGCAATTCTGCAACAGCTCCACATGGCTCATGTCACCCTCGAAGGCATCGGAGAAGCAGGTCACGTGGGTCGAGACAGATGCCGAAGAGGCTTTGTTCTTGCTGCGGTTGGAATCATTCATCCATGGACCTAGAAGAGTGGAATACAATCCATCTTCAAACCTGGAGCccatcccaacaagttctgtgtCTTTCTTCTCTCCTGAATTCTTATGGAATACTTTACATATCACCCACTCATTCTAACACACAAGAAACAGCGAGAAAAGAAAACAAATTATAACAACCTATAATTAGGAAATGTGAGAGGTTTAGAGAGTGAGAGTACCATTGTTGTTCTAGAGAGGTTATAGACAGAATCCTCTCTCTCTAATCTGTATTCATGCATGAT contains the following coding sequences:
- the LOC105041759 gene encoding NAC domain-containing protein 79, with the translated sequence MEHGALVLSEGDDDMELPPGFRFHPTDEELITYYLYQKVMDASFNARAIGEVDLYKSEPWDLPFKARTGEKSGYFFCLRDRKYPTGLKTNRATEAGYWKATGKDKEIHQRKFLIGMRKTLVFYRGRAPKGERTNWIMHEYRLEREDSVYNLSRTTMNEWVICKVFHKNSGEKKDTELVGMGSRFEDGLYSTLLGPWMNDSNRSKNKASSASVSTHVTCFSDAFEGDMSHVELLQNCYNFACLSTSNSSKPSLQHFEVSLPGSLNTTHGASQNLGASLVQLLENNGHRREKSFEMERENSIAGLTNNYMDVHLFACQEYPNASARPLHLDGCF